From the genome of Prunus persica cultivar Lovell chromosome G8, Prunus_persica_NCBIv2, whole genome shotgun sequence:
CGCGCATATACACTTATGATTTCGGGTTGGGTTGGTGATTGCTTGGATGGGAATGGCGACCGGATTAATGGGTGGgcttggggtttttttttgttttttgttttatttaacttttcttaatttcagTTACCAAAATCGTAATgtaggagaaagaaaaatagtcgctatactcatttttattttgttaaaaatagtctagagtatatataatatggcatcctttttaatataaatagtatagctgcgtGGCTATACTGATTTGACACGTGATCGCCCGTTCGCTATAcgggtttttaaaaatgaaaaatcgtAAAGTCGTTCGGCTGTACTTGGTCCTGccttatttattaaaaaaaatagtataatcGTTCGACTCTACGCGATTTTATTAATGTTTCttaaaacagtatagccgtgctGCTATacacaattttttaaaaatagtatagtcggGCGGCcatactctttttctttaatgctGAGATCCTTTTTTGTGGGCTATACTTTGAttctaaaaatagtatagccagaCGGCTAGACtgattttgacacgtggcacgtATTTGACACACgagtcttttttaaaaacataataataatatagccGCGCGACTAGACtcggtttaaaaaaaaaaaatagtaatgaAAAAATAGTGTTGGGTGGTTTCAAAGAAACTGTGAAGGGTGTCAATAAAATTTCCCAGTCTAAATTGGGCTATGTTGACTTGAAAGTAAAATTCTACCTTGGGCTCGCTTAAAAATGGTAGGCTCATCCAAACCCAGGAAGCCCAGTCACAGTCGGTTTTGACTTTTTTAATGGATAagatcaaaacaaaaagaatccaCTCCAATCAGAATTTTCCAGGTAGAAACTACACATCACCCAGacaaaaaggccaaaaaaaaaaagcaagaaaatgaCTTCTGAATTCAATCCCACCGCAAAAACTTCCACACACATTCAATCTCATCCGTCAGATTCCTCCCCAATCAATTTCAGCCGTCAGTTCTGATTCCGCACAGCTTTTACTTTTCATAGCCACAGCCAGCGATTCCCTTTCCCTCTCGCCCCTTTTGTTCCCGGAATccaaaatatattcaaattcaGTTTATTCTCCACAAAACTTCCCACccaagagaaaagagaagagaagagaaaacagaAGGCCTATCTATATATAACTGTGAAGCATCAGATATTTTTGTATCTGTGTTCCAAATAGAAAATTCCattgcgagagagagagagagagagagagagtaacaTTGTAAGAAGATGTCTGCAACAGGAGGTGGTGATGGTCAGGGGGAAGAGAAGAAACCAGGGGATCAGTCAGCCCACATTAACCTCAAAGTCAAGGGTcaggtatatatattatgttacATGTTCACAATGTTTTGCACgttcatgtttttttataaattttttggtgaTTGTTATGTTTTCTTGAGAGATTGGTTCTGGTTGGGTTTAAATGGGATTTGGGTTTCTGCTTTGGTACCAGTTTGGTTATtgagaaagtttgggaaagTTGGGGTGGCACTGAGAGTGATTTTTTGTTACTGTTCTACCTAGTTGGTTGAACAATTATGTTTATGAAGTTATGAGCAATTTATTATGTTATGAGAAACATGGTCATCTGTTTCAATTCTCTACttccaatcttttttttttgtgtgattGTTAATGTTTTTTGAGATTGATTCTGGTTGGTTTCAAATGGGATTTGGGTTTTTGCGTTGATACCTGTTTGGTTACTGAGAAAGCTTGAGAAAGTTGGGGTGGCACTGAgagtaattttttgtttgcattCTCTACTTCTAATCATGTTTTTTGAGATTGATTCTGGTTGGCTTGAATGAGACGAGTTTAATTACTGAGAAACAGAGTCTTCTATTTGCATCCCCTGTTTCCAGTTATTTGAATTATAGTTAAATGGTTTGCTTTGTTGTTCTTTattccttattttatttacaaagCGAAACTTATTTTTATTAGAATAAGTACAATCCTTAACAACCATTCTAGTTTTGGGAATAAgtttctaattattttttgttgaattataGGATGGCAATGAGGTTTTCTTCAGAATCAAGCAAAGCACCCAGTTGAAGAAGCTCATGACTGCTTACTGTGATCGGCAGTCTGTTGACATGAACTCGATTGCCTTCTTGTTTGATGGCCGTAGGCTCCGGGCAGAGCAGACTCCAGAGGAGGTTAGATTTATTCCCAAATTTGATCATTGTATATTTGGCtatttgaattgaatttgCATCTCACATTTGTTCTTTTGGGGTTGGTAGCTGGAGATGGAAGATGGTGATGAGATTGATGCAATGCTGCACCAAACTGGAGGGTGGGCGTGAAATCttcttccttgtttttttttttttaaaactgcAAATTGGGTAAATCTTATACTTTGTTCTTACTAGGGAACATTCAATctatatttaaaagaaaatgtatgtGAATTTGAGGTTTCTTTGTGTTAGGTTAGATGTGTTTTTCCGACTTTGTATTTGGCTAATGGGAACCTCtcacaacccaaaaaataatgggGTTGAa
Proteins encoded in this window:
- the LOC18768267 gene encoding small ubiquitin-related modifier 1 → MSATGGGDGQGEEKKPGDQSAHINLKVKGQDGNEVFFRIKQSTQLKKLMTAYCDRQSVDMNSIAFLFDGRRLRAEQTPEELEMEDGDEIDAMLHQTGGWA